The Triticum urartu cultivar G1812 chromosome 5, Tu2.1, whole genome shotgun sequence genome contains the following window.
CCAATGTACGTACTTACTCAGACGACAAGTCCTGGACACATGCCACGCATGTCGTTAACGAGAGTATATCCATTGATGTGTGTCTTGTTGGCTTTGATCAGGTGGACCTTGTCGGCGGCTACTACGACGCCGGGGACAACGTCAAGTTCGGCCTGCCCATGGCGTTCACGGTGACCATGCTGTCGTGGAGCGTGGTGGAGTTCGGCGGCGCGATGCCGGGCGGCCAGCTCGCCAACGCCGAGGCGGCGGTGCGGTGGGGCGCCGACTACCTGCTCaaggcggcgacggcgacgcCGGGCGAGCTGTACGTGCAGGTGGCGGACCCGTACCAGGACCACCGGTGCTGGGAGCGGCCGGAGGACATGGACACGCCGCGCGCCGCGTACAAGGTGACGCCCCAGAGCCCCGGGTCGGACGTGGCCGGCGAGACCGCGGCGGCACTGGCCGCGGCCTCCGTGGTGTTCCGGGCCCGCGACCCGGCCTACTCGTCCAAGCTGCTCCGCGCCGCTCGGCAGGTGTTTGATTTCGCGGACCGGTACCGGGGCTCCTACAGCAACTCGCTCAGCTCCGTTGTGTGTCCCTTCTACTGCTCCTACTCCGGCTACCAGGTAAACAACCCAACAACCTGAAACTGCACGTCAACacaacatgcatgcatgcacacacataatCCATGAATGCATGCAGGACGAGCTCCTTTGGGCGGCGACGTGGCTGCACCTggcgtcgtcgccgtcgccgagCTCGCAAGGCATGTACATGTCGTACATCAACTCCAACGGGCACAATCTGGGCGCGGAGCAAGACAGCTACACCGTCAGCTGGGACGACAAGCGCGCCGCCACCAAAGTCCTCCTCTCCAAGGTGTTGCTGCAGAACCGGGTGGAGGGCTTGCGCACGTACAAGGCGCACGCCGACAAATACATCTGCTCCCTCGTCCCCGGCGCCGGCGGCTTCCAGTCGCAGTACACGCCAGGAGGCCTCCTGTTCAAGGAAGGAGATAGCAACATGGAGTACGTGACCTCCACGGCCTTCCTGCTCCTCACCTACGCCAAGTACCTCGGCTCCACCGGCGGCGCCGCCTCCTGCGGCTCCACCGCCgtcacgccctccaccctcgtctCGCTCGCCAAGAAGCAGGTACGTTTGACGTTTCCATGCATGGCCCCTACAAAAACCATTAAGATTGGCAGGAGGAGGCTCATCGGTCATTTTGGCTGGCACGCAGGTGGACTACATCCTGGGCGCGAACCCGGCGGGGATGTCGTACATGGTGGGGTTCGGGGCGCGGTACCCGAGGCGCGTGCACCACCGGGGCGCCTCCATGCCATCGGTGCGCGACCACCCGGCCCGCATCGGCTGCGACGAGGGGTTCCACTACCTGCACTCGTCCGACCCGGACCGCAACGTGCTCGTCGGCGCCGTCGTCGGCGGCCCCGACCAGAGCGACAGCTACTCCGACAGCCGCGACAACTATGCGCAGGCCGAGCCGTCCACCTACACCAACGCGCCGCTCGTCGGCGCCCTCGCCTTCTTCGCGGGGCCACGCACGGCATAGCCCAAGTAGCGTAAACGAAATGTGTATGCGATGGTTGAACTTGAACGGTGTATCCGTGTATGTACGAGTTTTTCTTTTAAGCTTGCTAAAACTCAGTCGACTAAGATTTTAGTCTAAGTCTCAGTCAATTGCATAGCCATTAAATTTGAGCACCATCCAACGGACCACTCGTCAATTTGTCACACCGTTTGCAACATATCTTCTGTTGGTTGGCGCATTTGTCTTGCTGGTTGTAGCATTTTATTTCATCAGACACAACATTTGCCCTCGTTGATTGTAGCACACCATCTCACCAGTCGCAACATCCACCATTAATGGTTACATCGTTTAGTCTCAACAGTTGTAGGGTCTCTTGTTGTTGCTTGCAGCACCGCTCAACATTTTTCATTCCGGTAGCAACTGGCAGAGCTACATTGAGGCAAAACTATGCCATGGCCCACCCAATCCAAAGCAATTGCGTGAGTAATATGCTACTTAGTGCGAAAAACAACGCCTATGTACAAGTTAAAGCATAGACTGGCCCGCCCAGACTTTTTGTTGTAGCTTTGCCGCTGCCGGTAGCACATCTAGTTGTACTGCTCGTAAGACAACAACTACACCGACGTCTCTCGACTTAAGTCTCAATCGACTGAATTCTAGACACACCCTTCTTTCGATGAAAGACATTGTGCATGCATAGGATCTTCAAAAAGAAAGAATTACTCAGAAACTGATTAGTCATGATGTCCTCTTTTTTATGAAAGACTTCTTTACCCAAAAGAAAGTATCTTTTTACGTGCCTTACGGTATATTTTGTCTCGATGATAGATTTGGATGGTTGTGGACATCATCAACTATCTGATTAGTGATAACCACTTTTTATGTTTTGTTTATAAAAGCTTATGCTCTGGTTCAGATGATAAATTTGAGTGGTTGTGGACATCACCAACTACCAGGTTAGTGATAACCACCTTTTATGTTTGGTTTGCAAAAACTAATGGATGATGATATTCACGGTCATGTAATTGAATTGGCCCCAATATCAAatgggataattatttttatgcTCTTAGTTGTGTCCCACTCGTCGGTTTTACCCCTAGTTTTAAAAACTCACATGTCTTGTCCATGCCACTTTGTAATTCTTTCGTTTTTGCCCTTCCGTCACGGTTCCACTTGGTCAGCGTCGTTTGACCATACACGGCGCTACGTTTTGGATAATTTCGCCCCCGTTGCCATTGCCCCCTTACCGCTTCATCCTCCTCGAGCTCACGTGGGAAAACAGACAGAGCCGCTCGTGAACAACAGATCGAGAGGCGTGGGAAATCGCCCATGTCTTTTCCTTGTGTACCGGCAACAATTAAAGTGCATGTCTCCATTCTAACACTAAGATTAAATGCTCTAGCAGGATCCATCCTATGCAAACATGGCACAACATCAAAATACAGTAAGAAGCTAGCCTAAATAAAATGCAAGCATGCATATCCTAGCCAAATCCACCAACAAATGGCGTACAACTATGTGAATATCCTAAATAAATGGTGTGAAAATattaactaggtgattataaagatgctctataggtatatctgaaggtgtttgttgggttggcatagatcgaggttaggatttgtcactccaagtatcatagaggtatctctgggccctcttggtaatgcacatcatgataagccttgcaagaaaagtgactaataagttagttgcagcATGATGCATtctgaaacgagtaaagagacttgccggtaacgagattgaactaggtatcaagataccgacaatcgaatctcaggcaagtaacataccgatgacaaagggaatgacgtatgttgtcattatggtttgaccgataaagatcttcatagaatatgtgggaaccaatatgagcatccaggttccgttgttggtcattgactagagaggtgtcttggtcatgtctacatagttctcgaacccgtagggtccgcacgcttaacgttcgatgatgatttgtattatgagttatgtgttttggtgacccaagattgttcggagtcccggatgagatcacagacatgatgaggagcctcgaaatggtcgagaggtaaaggttgatatattgtacgatagtattcggacaccgaaagtgttccggaaTGTATCGGGTATATATCGAAGTACCGGGGGgtggggggttaccggaacccccagggggaagatatgggccatatgggccatggGAGGGAGGaaaggcagcccacaaggggtgcccccccCCAAGGAAGGAGtcctaattggactaggggagggggcggcgcgcccctttccttctcctcctccctcttcttccccctttccccttccggtaaaaggaaaggggggacgaattggactaggagcccaagtgggactcctcccacttggggcgcccctaggccggcctcctcccctctccctcctttatatacgggggcgcgGCGGGGGGGGCACCTCGAAGACACATCAATTGTTATTAGCCATGTGtagtgcccccctccaccgtttactcctccgatcatactgtcgtagtgcttaggcaaagccctgcgcggatcacttcaccatcaccatcaccacgccgtcgtgccgatgtaactctccctcgacacttcgctggatcaagagttcgaaggacgtcatcgagttgaacatgtgaagaactcggaggtgccgtacgttcggtacttgatcagttgaatcgagaagacattcaactacatcaaccgcgtcaaactaatgcttccgctttcagtctatgagggtacgtggacacacccTCACGTACCCCGtggtgctgatgaaactctccctcgacactgatacgtctccaaagtatctataatttttgattgttccatgctattatattatctgttttggatgtttaatgggctttaatatacctttttatattatttttgggactaacctactaaccaaaggcccagtgcaaattgatgttttttgcctatttcagtgtttcgcagaaaaggaatatcaaacggaatgaaaccttcgggagagttatttttggaacaaacgtgatccaggagacttggagtggacgtcaacaaagaagcgaggaggccacgaggcaggagggcacgcccagggggtaggcgcacccccccaccctcgtgggcccctcgcagctccaccgacgtacttcttcctcctatatatacccatataccctgaaaacatccaggagcaccacgaaaccctatttccaccgtcgcaaccttctgtacccgtgagatcccatcttggggccttttccgaggtcagctggagggggaatcgatcacggagggcttctacatcaacaccatagcctctccgatgatgtgtgagtagtttaccacagaccttcgggtccatagttattagctagacggcttcatctctctctttggatctcaatacaaagttctcctcgattctcttggagatctattcgatgtaattcttttttcagtgtgtttgtcgagatccgatgaattgtgggtttatgatcaagattatctatgaacaatatttgatttttctctgaaatcttttatgcatgatttaaatatctttgcaagtctcttcgaattatccgttttgtttggcctactagattgatctttcttgcaatgggagaagtgcttagctttgggttcaatcttgcggtgtcctttcctagtgacagcaggggcagcaaggcacatattgtattgttgccatcgaggataaaaagatggggtttatatcatattgcttgagtttatccctctacatcatgtcatcttgcccaATGCGTTACTcagttcttatgaacttaatactctagatgcatgctggatagcggttgatgtgtggagtaatagtagtagatgcagaatcgtttcggtctacttgtcgcggacatgatgcctatatgcatgatcatgcctagatattctcataattattcgcttttctatcaattgctcgacagtaatttgttcacccaccatagaatatactatcttgagagaagcaactagtgaaacctatggcccccgggtctatcttcgatcatattattttcatatcaacttgctatttctattaccgtttattttgcaatctttatttttccaatctatatcataaaaataccaaaaatatttatcttattatctctatcagatctcactttcgtaagtgaccgtgaagggattgacaacccctttatcgcattggttgcgaggttcttatttgtttgtgcaggtactaggcgacttgcgtgttacctcctactcgattgataccttggttctcaaaactgagggaaatacgtacactactgtgctgcatcaccctttcctcttcaagggaaaaccaacgcatgctcaagaggtagcaagaaggatttctggcgtcgttgccggggagattgcaccaagtcaagtcaagatttgatctaccagCAACTAGCCATTTTTGGCGccgtctacgcacaagtcaagacataccaagtacccataacaaactcttatccctcgcattacattatttgccgtttgcctctcgttttcctctcccacaCTTCTAAAGCGATTTTCAAAAAGCTTTGCATTTTCttcgccttcttcccgtatgtatctttgtttgtgtttccatgcgccttctatttgcttgcatctttgcttgctaaaaatctatttggaacaaggagtggcaagagcctaagcttggggatgcccaaggcaccccaaggtaaaattcaaggacaaccaaaagcctaagcttggggatgccctggaaggcatcccctgtttcgtcttcgtctatcggtaactttacttgagctatatttttattcaccacatgatatgtgttttgcttggagcgtcttgtatgatttgagtctttgctttttagtttaccacaatcatccttgttgtacacaccttttggagagacacacatgaattggaatttattagaatactctatgtgcttcacttatatcttttgagctagataattttgctctagtgattcacttatatctttttagagcacggtggtggttttcttttatagaaatcattgatctctcatgcttcacttatattattttgggagtcttatagaacagcatggtaattttctttggctataaaattagtcctaatatgataggcatccaagatgggtataataaaaactatcataaaaagtgcattgaatactatgagaagtttgatacttgatgattgttttgagatataaagatggtgatattagagtcatgctagttgagtagttgtgaatttgagaaatacttgttctaaagtttgtgattcctatagcatgcacgtatggtgagacgttatgtgatgaagtcggagcatgatttatttaatgattgtctttcttatgagtggcggtcagggacgagcgatggtcttttcctaccaatctatccccctaggagcatgcgtgtagtactttgtttcgataaccaatagatttttgcaataagtatgtgagttcttatgactaatgttgagtccatggattatacgcactctcacccttccatcattgctagcctccatagtaccgcgcaactttcgccggtaccatacacccaccatgtatcttcctcaaaacagctaccatacctacctattatggcatttccatagccattctgagatatattgccatgcaacttaccaccgttccgttcgTTATGACAcatttcatcattgtcatattgctttgcatgatcaggtagttgacatcgtatttgtggcaaagccaccgttcataattctttcatacatgtcactcttgattcattgaacatcccagtacaccgtcggaggcattcacatagagtcatattttgttatagtatcgagttgtaatttttgagttgtaagtaaataaaagtgtgatgatcatcattattagagcattgtcccaagtgaggaaaggatgatggagactatgattcccccacaagtcgggatgagactccggaagaaaaataataaaaagagaaaaaaagaggccataaaaagagaaggcccaaataaaaaaaataaaaaaaaataaaaagaaatgagagaaaaagagagaatggacaatgttgctatcctttttaccacacttgtgcttcaaagtagcaccatgatcttcatgatagagagtctcctatgttgtcactttcatatactagtgggaattttacattatagaacttggcttgtatattccaatgatgggcttcctcaaaatgccctaggtcttcgtgagcaagcaagttggatgcacacccacttaatttctttttgagctttcatacacttatagctctagtgcatccgttgcatggcaatccctactcactcacattgatatctattgatgggcatctccatagctcgttgatatgcctagttgatgtgagactatcttctcctttttttgtcttctccacaaccaccattctattccacctatagtgctacgtccatggctcacgctcatatattgcgtgaagattgaaaaagtttgagaacatcaaaagtatgaaacaattgtttggcttgtcatcagggttgtgcatgatttaaatactttgtgtgatgaagatagagcatagccagactatatgatttttcagggataactttcttcggccatgctattttgagaagagatgactgctttgttagtatgcttgaagtattattattttatgtcaatgttaaacttttgtcttgaatctttcggatctgaacattcatgccacggtaaataaaattacattgagaattatgctaggtagcattccaaa
Protein-coding sequences here:
- the LOC125556000 gene encoding endoglucanase 4-like — translated: MGSSKACMSTHLIAVLCLVAGARSAAAFNYADALDKAVLFFEAQRSGKLPPGQRVAWRADSALSDGNASNVDLVGGYYDAGDNVKFGLPMAFTVTMLSWSVVEFGGAMPGGQLANAEAAVRWGADYLLKAATATPGELYVQVADPYQDHRCWERPEDMDTPRAAYKVTPQSPGSDVAGETAAALAAASVVFRARDPAYSSKLLRAARQVFDFADRYRGSYSNSLSSVVCPFYCSYSGYQDELLWAATWLHLASSPSPSSQGMYMSYINSNGHNLGAEQDSYTVSWDDKRAATKVLLSKVLLQNRVEGLRTYKAHADKYICSLVPGAGGFQSQYTPGGLLFKEGDSNMEYVTSTAFLLLTYAKYLGSTGGAASCGSTAVTPSTLVSLAKKQVDYILGANPAGMSYMVGFGARYPRRVHHRGASMPSVRDHPARIGCDEGFHYLHSSDPDRNVLVGAVVGGPDQSDSYSDSRDNYAQAEPSTYTNAPLVGALAFFAGPRTA